In one window of Zingiber officinale cultivar Zhangliang chromosome 11A, Zo_v1.1, whole genome shotgun sequence DNA:
- the LOC122030875 gene encoding cytochrome P450 71A1-like, with protein sequence MSVILSAATFLPQFSPSWILAALLFISAFFFLRRPPKRKIRIPSPPTLPLIGNLHQLGPLAHRSMRTLSAKHGPVMLLYFGPIPTVVVSSPAAAEDVMKTNDHAFSSRPDTSLADRIFYGARDIALSKYGEYWRRVRRICVVHLLSPKRVHSFRSVRAEEAARLVSAVRCACAASSPVNVTELISAFTCDVLCRVLFGKKGEGGGRAELSLHTHVVEAVGGSFPMRDFSPWLAWLDWLSGLDAKVKKASSDFDAFVEKILKEHESDRIIFSDDHDARRTDMVDVLLSLRNDGSDSLSRESIKAVILDMFTAGTDTTNTTIDWAMAELIRHPKTMAKAQEEIRQIVGWKEEVGEETVQGMPYLKAVIKETLRLHPPAPILFPRESMEDARVLGYHVPKGTRMVVNAWAIGRDPASWEEAEEFRPERFLNSKSFDFKGLDFEFIPFGSGRRGCPGIDFAIVTTGLALATLLYHFDWELPEGVKEEDMDMTESPGFSLKRKSNLILVSKPMNH encoded by the exons ATGTCTGTGATCTTGTCGGCTGCTACTTTTCTCCCCCAATTCTCTCCCTCATGGATCCTCGCCGCCTTGCTTTTCATCTCCGCGTTCTTCTTCCTCCGGCGGCCACCTAAGAGGAAGATCCGAATCCCCTCGCCGCCGACACTCCCTCTCATCGGAAACCTGCACCAGCTTGGCCCCCTCGCTCATCGCTCCATGCGGACTCTCTCCGCCAAACACGGCCCCGTCATGCTCCTCTACTTCGGCCCCATCCCAACCGTCGTAGTCTCCTCCCCTGCTGCCGCAGAAGACGTGATGAAGACCAACGACCACGCCTTCTCTAGCCGCCCCGACACCAGCTTGGCCGACCGCATCTTCTATGGCGCGCGCGATATTGCCCTGTCCAAGTACGGGGAGTACTGGCGGCGGGTGCGCCGCATCTGCGTCGTGCACCTGCTCAGCCCCAAGCGTGTCCACTCCTTCCGCTCCGTCAGAGCAGAGGAGGCGGCACGCCTCGTGTCCGCCGTCCGCTGCGCCTGCGCAGCCAGCAGTCCGGTGAATGTCACCGAGCTGATCTCCGCCTTCACGTGCGACGTGCTTTGCCGGGTGTTGTTTGGGAAGAAGGGGGAGGGGGGCGGGAGAGCAGAGCTCTCTCTCCACACCCATGTGGTTGAGGCGGTGGGCGGCTCATTTCCGATGCGTGACTTCTCGCCCTGGCTCGCTTGGCTCGACTGGTTAAGCGGATTGGATGCGAAGGTGAAGAAGGCATCGTCAGACTTCGACGCCTTCGTGGAGAAGATACTCAAGGAGCACGAGAGCGATAGGATCATCTTCTCCGATGATCACGATGCTCGCAGAACCGACATGGTCGATGTGTTGCTCTCTCTGCGCAACGACGGCAGCGATTCACTCAGCCGGGAAAGTATAAAGGCCGTCATTTTG GACATGTTCACCGCCGGGACTGATACAACCAACACGACCATAGACTGGGCGATGGCGGAACTCATCAGGCACCCAAAAACCATGGCCAAGGCTCAAGAAGAGATCAGACAAATAGTTGGATGGAAAGAGGAGGTTGGAGAGGAGACAGTGCAGGGAATGCCGTACTTGAAGGCGGTGATCAAGGAGACGCTAAGGTTGCATCCTCCTGCTCCCATACTTTTCCCGAGAGAGTCGATGGAGGACGCCCGAGTGTTGGGTTATCACGTCCCGAAAGGTACGAGGATGGTGGTCAACGCTTGGGCGATCGGCAGGGACCCGGCCTCGTGGGAGGAGGCGGAGGAGTTTCGTCCCGAGAGGTTCTTGAACAGCAAAAGCTTCGATTTTAAAGGGCTGGATTTCGAGTTTATACCGTTCGGATCGGGGCGAAGAGGTTGTCCTGGAATTGACTTTGCAATCGTCACCACCGGACTTGCGCTCGCCACTCTGCTCTACCATTTCGATTGGGAGTTGCCCGAGGGAGTGAAAGAGGAGGATATGGACATGACTGAATCGCCGGGGTTTTCTCTCAAGCGGAAATCCAATCTGATCCTTGTGAGTAAACCTATGAACCATTAG